The Pseudorasbora parva isolate DD20220531a chromosome 25, ASM2467924v1, whole genome shotgun sequence genome segment TTTGTCTGATACTCACATCGTGTTCCTGAAAGCATTATTAGCTACTTTTTTCTTTCCCCGTCGTGGGCAGTCCAACAATCCCTTCATCCAGAAAACGGTCCAAGTACGGCTCCAAGCTGAATCCGTACACCCGAGCGCGGATGACGGAGGCGTGGCAGCAGCATGCTGTTGCCCCGCCTCCAGTCGTGCACACCATCCCACCAGGGGCAGACGCACTTGGCTGCACCGTCTACGGCATCGTCCTCCAGCCGGACACAGCATTGCAGCAACAatcccagcagcagcagcaacaacagcagcagcagcaacaacaacagcagcatcACAGTCAGCAACCGCATCCGGCACAAGCGCAGCAGTCCTCCTTGCATGTAGGGAGTGAAGGAGGACACAAGTGTGGTGCGTGTGGCCATGACATCTCCCATCTGGCTAATCCACATGAGCACCAGTGCATGGTGAGCCAAGATCGTTCGTTTCAGTGCACACAGTGTCTGAAAATCTTCCACCAAGCCACTGACCTTTTGGAGCACCAGTGTGTGCAGGTGGAGCAGAAACCCTTTGTGTGCGGAGTGTGCAAGATGGGCTTTTCGCTGCTGACTTCGCTAGCGCATCATCACAATGCCCATAACAGCGGAAACCCCATGAAGTGCTCCATATGTGAGAAAACGTATCGACCGGGTTCTGGAAATGCCACGCCGACTTCATCAACAGCCACCCCAGGGCAACCATCCAATGACGAAGCGTCTTCTAGTGGCAGCGCTGCCGTCGGGACATCAGGCCAGCCTACGTTCGAGCCTTCGCAACCTGACAGGCCGTACAAGTGTTCAGTGTGCTCCAAGGGCTTCCGTCACTTATCTGAGCTCACACGTCATGAACGCGTCCACACGGGCGAGAAGCCGTTTAAATGTGAAACATGCGACAAAAGCTTCAGCCAGTCCTCTCATCTAGCCCACCATCAGCGCACCCACAGCTCTGAACGACCATTCAAGTGTGCGGTGTGTGAGAAGAGCTTCAAACACCGCTCTCATCTAGTCCGTCACATGTATGCCCACTCAGGTGAGCACCTGTTTAAATGCAACCTCTGCGAGTTGCACTTCAAAGAGTCTTCCGAGCTCCTCCACCATCAGTGTCAGCCGCAAGGTGCTCGGCCGTTTCGCTGTGCCACATGTGGGAAGGGCTTTAAGCGTCCATCCGACCTGAGACAGCACGAACGCACCCACTCGGAGGAACGCCCGTTCCACTGTGAAGACTGCCAGATGAGCTTCAAACAGCAGTACGCCCTGGTGCGCCACCGGCGCACTCACAAGGCCTCCGCGGACCGCCCCTTCAAATGCAACCTGTGCGACAAGGGCTTCCTGCAGCCGTCCCACCTGCTGTATCACCAGCACGTTCATGGCATGGATAACCTCTTCAAGTGTGCCTCCTGCGGCAAGGGCTTCAGCCAGTCTGGGGAGCTGCTACGCCACAAATGTGGCGAGTCCTCCTCGACACCCACAAATCCAGACAAGCCCTACAAGTGTGACGTGTGCGGAAAGGCTTACAAAAAGGCCACCACACTACAGCGCCATCAGAATTCCCACTGTACCGAGAAGCCTCTCAAATGCTCGCTGTGTGACCGACGCTTCCTGTCCTCCTCAGAGTTCGTGCAGCACCGATGCGACCCATCCCGTGAGAAGCCCCTGAAGTGTCCCGACTGTGAGAAGCGCTTTAAGTACTCGTCAGAGATGCAGCGACACAGGCGTGTCCACACCGGTGAAAAGCCCTATAAGTGCGCCAGTTGCGACAAGGGTTTCAAGCAGCGTGAACACCTGGCCAAGCATCAAAGCGTGCATGCGAGAGATGCCCAGTTTAAATGTGTATGGTGCGGAGAGCGCTTCGCTGATCTAGGAGCCCTTCAAGAGCATACTGTCCAGCACACAGCTGAAGGTGGCGGGTACCCTGTGTCTTCTCTCATTCAGTAATTTGTGTTCCCGATTACATTCGCAGAGGTTTTGGCAATTGCAGCGAACTACTCCAGTCAAATGAAAAACAAGGCCCAGTAACCTCATAATACCTCATTTGCTCTAAACATGCATATGTTCAACAAGTAGTTATTCCCTTTTTGATAGATGCATACTTCAATTGGGCTTGATTGGCAGTCAAATAAGTGATTGGTTGTTGGTTTATATCTAAATCCTGAGAAGGAGGGAAACTGAACTACATCCCAGGTAGCACTGCGACCCTAGTGCGCCATTTCCCTTGCATCATGACTTCTTGGCCAGACGTGGCTCACAATGCCCCCAATCAGATCTCTAGAGCACAAGACAAAAACTATTTGATCTGCAACTATTTCAGTCTTGACCCATCATATAGAATCAGTTATCTATTTCTAGTACCTAGTATGGTTGAGATACTGCTTACTGTGTGCCTCTACAAAATAACTCGGATCACTAGCCTTGCTCCAATTTGAGTATGTTGTACGCACATTCGGAGCACCTCCAGCACCCTACTCTGCACATTTAGTTTGCCCTACAGCTAAAGTCAGAACATAAAGGGGGGCAGTACAAACTGTCGAAACTATGTATATGTCAATGTTGACGTTCTCCTCGTGGCAACTAATGGTACAACCAAAAACCATCATTGTACTGTACCATGCCCTAAACGGGACAGATCGTTAACCAGCAGAACTATAATGACCTCAGACGGTCTCTACATTTCACTGAGATTATTCATAAATATATAGAATCTATATAGAAATGTAAACTTGCATACAAACAGTTCATATTACCACCAGAGTCAGTACAGCTGTCctaaaaattgtttaaaaaccTGAAAAGGCTTCCTGTATTACTGTATGTACATAGTTAGTATGTATGCAGCTTGTTAACCAGTCCTGTCATTAGATATTGCGTTGTCTTTCTTAAACCGCACCACAGTTTTATAAGTAGCTTTTCATCATGTGACGTTCTGATTCATAaattctttgtttttgtttctgatttgcctttttaaagttaatttcaGCCTCTGTATAGATGTAGTTGGGGTTGTAATTGGTGTGTTCAAGGTTGTGTGAAAGTTGAGTCTGTTTTTATCAAGGTTTTTGTCTTTCCCCCTCCCCCCATTTACAGGACTCGTGTCCTTGTACAGTACCCTAAGTGTCATTCTTCCTCTACTGTATAGATTTATCCATGCGTTTGATCTCTAATCTGCCAACACCATGTCTTGCCTGCAGTCATTTGCCTTTCGCAACATGACGGTGAGTCATTTTTCACCATGTTATCTTCATCATAAAAACTGTAATCAAAGACTTTAAAAATGGATTTTTGGTTTTCCCTAGGGTCCATGAGAAAGTAACTGTTTTGGCCCTCTAAGGCTTTGACTTAAACACACGTCATTCAGATGTTTTTGTTAGTGAATGTCTGTGTTGCATACTCGTCCAATGATAAACTTCTCAAAAAAGAttagctttttttaaaaaaaaactgctacATACAAAAAGAGTAATTATGGTTTTTGAATCACATACTCTCGTTTTAATTTTAGAAGACCCTACCAGTTTTTGTAATCATCCACCAAGCTGAATTTTAATAGAACtgcctttttgttttttactttaacACGTCCCCCCACCCCCATCTTACCTGGGGCAAAATGCCGTTCTCAGCTCTGTTGCTTATGCAGTATTTTATGTTAATTACTGACAGTTGAGAAAAATTTCCTTCTCGCTGTTAGGTTTCGCCTAGTACTGTAAAGCGGGGTTAGAGGTGACAATGACAGTTTGTCCTTAAGCAGGGGTGTCTAGTTTCTCTGCAGAGGCCTTTGCCTCCAATTTGTTTCCCATTTATAGTATCTATTTATGCATTGTTTTAAATACCATGGGGCTTTTTTTAAATCGTAGGCATTAAGAATCAAAGAGCAGTTGGATTAgaaaagtatgtttttttttatgttttcatgtttgtatattaattttttattaatattgtttaaaatctttATATAAATATCTATATTCTTGGCAGATGTTTCAAGACCACAGGGGATCGTTCATATCAATGACCTTCCCTTTATGGTTTTGAGACCTCTCCACCCCGTGCATGCCTGCTGTGTTAGTTCCTGTAATCTGTTCCAAGTATCTGTGCTTCCAAGCGCACATACTCATACTTAGCTTTTTTTCATATTGTAGATTGTGAATGAGCTAGTAAGAAAAGTTAATGTGGCGTTTGATGTGACATTCATGctgaaataaatgtatgtagcatttaatatacacagcactaactaataaacattttcattaataatacaCTGTTGTgttgcatttattttctttatattgaTGCTGAAATTCAGATGCAAAATGTATGGGCACTGAGGCTATTTAGGACCTAGCTCTAATGTCCGAAATCATACAATCCAGAATCCATGGCTGCATGTTGTGCAGGAACTAGTCTGGCTCCAGCAGCGATCCGAAGCTTGTCCCAGGATTTTGTGTATGTTTTTAATGACATCTGGAAATATTACAAAATGAAGACAATTAAAGGAGTTTAacttcaagccatcctaggtgtatatgactttctacTTTCTTATGAacaaaatcagagttatattaataaatatcctgactcTTCCtagctttataatagcagtgacAGGGTCCATTgaagcacatccatccatccttaaCATACTTCTCAcgaaaatatctatatttaaaatgttataatgttaAGTATCTAGCTTCCGCCAATCTGTCTTCTGTATTTGATTTGAGCAGAAAGTTTAATGCCtcttgcagttcaaaatgcttatgctATGTTCTAGTGATATGTTGCGACAGTTACGTTTTTTCCACAAGTTCAATACGGAAGGCAGTCtaccggaagctagatattttacattataaagatttaaatatggatgtttttgttgaaaaaaaaccATTGACTCGCCAAGGTCTTTCTTAACCTAAGGAACCATGTGGAGTAAGTTTATGAAGGATGGATGTGCTTCAATGGCCcccgtcactgccattataaagcttggaagcgtCAGGATATTAATATAACTGACTggtacttttttaaattaattttttaatttcatggggtaattttctttttaatgttaactattcctttaaaaaaaaacaacgagATTATGATCTAAAATTGTCTTTTATAACCATGTCTtttgtataaataaatgtattgcaaaaaacaacaacaccttTTTAAGATTCCTCACCTCTGCAATCTCCACCTTGCGTTCCCATTCTTTAACACACTTCTGCAGCTGGCTGTGGGACTCCTTAACCTTGATGTATTGTAGGACATGTGGTACATGATAGTCGGCCAACTGGCCCATCAACTTCCTGTTCAAAGTTTCTGCTTTGTTTCGTTCCTGTCAGGAAAAAGTATTTTGGAGTTCCAATTCAACTAGTACAAATGACTAATCCGGTTAAGCTTTTATCATGATTTTTAAAGTGTAAATATTTGGTTATTTACTGCCATGATGTTGTTTTCTGAAGTTATGGCTCTGGTACGCAAAGCTCTTGAGGAGCTTTATGGTGGTCTTTCTACATATCTGTAATTTCAAGTACATATAAGGAAACGTATGATCCTGACCTCCTCCGCTTGCTTGGTGTCCTCCTCAATCTTAACCAGTAACTTCATCCGTAAAGCAATGTCACTGTTCAGCACAGCTGACTCGTGTGTCAAGATCTGAAGCTTCTTCTGCAAGAAGGGGACATTGAAAAAATTCTTTaggcaaaaaaaaatctccataCCACAACTATACCGATAATAAAGGATTTAATTGGAATcccttttggatttttttttttagctgatgAACGATCAAAAACGCCCTGCTTTCAAGCATTTACTTTCGTAAACCCGGTTCCCTGAGAATAATGGTAACAAGTGTTGCTAGACAcatattggaaaaaaatattgaagcctttattttaaaacatagcCAACATAGTGCAGAGCTATAGGCACGCTGATTGGTTGGGCTGTGGGAATTGCACGAGCCTATGGCGAGGGGGCGTATATGTACAAAAAAATTAAGGCGCGTCCCACCAACAGAGAGTAGAGCCCGCCAAAATGGGCGGGGCCTCTGGCTATTTAAGCTGCCCATTTGCCTATAGGATTCAGGTTAATTCAACTAAAGTGACGATCGCTAGTTGTGAAGCTCACTAGCAAGGTGGCCGTCTACGCAATACTCGTTCCTGTTATTCTCAGGGAACCGGGGTTACGCAAGTAACCGAGTTCATTCCCTTTCAAAAACGGTTTGCTTGTATTGTGTCTTACTAAACGCATATGGGAACACAGTTTAATCATGCCGTGCTATTAAAGCTGAAAGACCTTGCTCTGAACTCCAGCCTGAGGTAGTATGGTCTTAAActctattcggacgggattagtttaacatggggacgtgggggttaagtaattattaccagaggattactctgtgattttagtcctgTCCGAATTTGCCATATCGGTAATCGTTACAgagaatgtcagtaaagattactgAGACGTTTACCTTCTGGAAAAATTccatcatttcctgtttaaaaagttaaacaaaaacatgttttgcaAGCATGGAGGCGTTTGAAGCACttggttgcgttgtaggtggtgggtCAACTCTGGTAAACCTTccgtattttccgcatatcatttaaagcaaaaagaagattaaaagcacttattagaggcacaaaaCTTATTTTAGCTCATCGAAAGTGTTTATTatcaacacaatccaatcagaatcgttagactggacctaactgtttattaaaacatgtCTTAATTCCGTGTGAACAGGCCATTAATATTAGACGTCCtaaggtaaaatgactttacccccacgtccccatgttaatctaatcccgtccgaaaAGGGCTTTAGAGTAGAATTTAGTCATAAATCCAACCTAGGTCATGACAAAGGTCGGGGCCCACAGAAAGGAAACCTTAGTGGGTTGGGCTCAGGCCTGCAGTACTCCTGTAAATAACTGAAGCCTCCGGGCCTCGATCGCCCCGAGGTGGCCGGTTCTAATGGACACGAGATGAACTAAACAattaaattacacttcaaatatttccCCCAAAGTTAATGTCATTGTTGGCAGTTTTTATCaccatttcatttcaagtgttcgtttttaaaaaaataagtttagttttagttagttatttgatgctataaaaacggggggtgtgaggtcatgattgacagctgagatcgacggcttctctgagtgaagttgtcactgaggcactaactgactttttggaggatttttgggagcagattagggcttgaactttaatttctacatttctagTCTGGAAGCTTCAACTGTTGTCAGCGAAAATGGATGAAGTCACGTTGTCCATATTTAAGAGGCAATGCCTTTCATGAAGTGTGCTCTGATGCCAACGGGGCATTGGAGGCCCATGTAGGCCAAAGAGATAACATCTACTATGCAGCGTGATAATCTTTGCTTCGTGATCGGAAGCACTGTTGCGTCTACCGAAGCATACGAAGAGCTGCTCTGACTGTCTGAATTGGGCAGTGCACTCTATATAGAGAGCCCTGACAAGGCAGAGTAGGTTTTGTTCTCTATCGTCTTCCAGCAAGGGAAGGGCAAACAAGTGAAATGACCTGGGCTCTAAACGTAGTTTGAGAGCACCTTGGGTACATAGCTATGTTTTGGTTAAAGAATGATTTCCGAATTGTTAGGCCCAGATTCAAGGCAGGTAGCGTGCATGGAGAGATTGACCGTTGCTAGATCAAGCAGAAGTGCGGTCTTCAGCGAAAGCGGCCTTAGGTTGGCCGACTGAAGCAGCTCGAATCGGAGCCCCCTGAAGAGCTGCCTTTCGAGACTGTACGAGGTGCCAGTGATAGTCTGAAGAGGACTGATATATCATGGTCATCGCTGTACTCATTCGAATGCAGTCAGCATTGTGCTTGAGCTGCACTGGGAAGCCCCTCTGGGAAATTCCTTCACTGCAGGGACAGTAAGGCTTTAGAGTGCCCACACTTTTAGGTCAACAGTTCCTTATAGTAATGGTCATCGCAAGACCTGTCCTAACACTGTGGGGTGTGGTTCAACAAATAGATTAAGAATCACCTTATTACAACTCAAGACCTGCAAGGAATTCCCTGCAAGCAGTTTGAGATCAGAATGTTCACGGTTTTGCTCATCCAGTTGTTTACGAATTTTGATGTTCTCAAGCTTGAGCTGCTCAAAGTCCAGCGCTGTCAGCCCCTCACCCATCTCCTCCTGTTGTTTAAGCTTGACCTTTAGTTTTTTCTTGTATGCGAGGAGTGCTGTATTCTTCCGGTGCAATTTCTCGATCAAGTTCTCCTGTAAAGATTTAGgcacatttttgtcaatttaaaTCACAACTCTTGTCAGAATAAACCTGCAACATGACGTTTTCTTTTACCTTGACCCTTATTTTGTCCTCAATGTATCTGATGACCTTCTCAGCACTCATGGTCAAACACTTTTTGTCCTGCACTGCTTTACAGATGTCGCGATCAAACTGGCAACATTCTTTTTTAATCTCCGCCAAGTGGATATCAGCTTCTTCCAGAGTTGCCTAAAGAGGGAAGAAACAATTATATAAGCGTATGAAATCTATTTGTGACAAAGTTTTATGAGCTTGTTCCCTCTCTTGACTTGACCTTGTATTTGTCCAGCTCTCTTTCTGAATGGTCTTTCGCTCTATTCAAATCCTTAGTCATCTGTTTAAGCACGCCTTGAGCGACATCGCATTTTTGTTCCAGTGTCAGGAGCTGTTGTCTTTCTGGAGTGTGGACTTTAGTCTTCCTTCCTGGACTCTGCTATCAAAAGATTGAAAATGGATGAATACActcctgttttttttgtttgttattatttatcCCTATAGTATAAAGCATATTTTATACACATATTCCTTGATCAAAACTTTGCTGAAAAGCCTGTTATGCACAATCTACTGCATGCCTTCTTTAATCTGATTGATTGATAGACAGTATATACTTTTTTACCCCTTCAGGTTGTGGTGCATGTGTCTTTTGCTTTGAAATCTTTACTGATTTGTATAAATTAAACGCAATAACTCTTGCATTGCTAGTAATATTTTAAGATGAACACTTACTGAACTAAAGTAACTTACTTGAGTATGAGAAAATCATGTTAAAACACAGTATGAAATATGATGCATCAAGTTTCTGAGAAGTGCTTATTTGAACATCTCTCAATCGTCATTGTATTACATTTTATGTTGCCCCCCACAATAAAAACTATGCTTTGATCATAATAGTAAAAATTGAAATATCATCTTACTAAGACATATTATTGGTCTGTAATGTAATATAGATATCGTAATAAATATCTAATTGATTTACATATATTTCGAACAAATATTTATGTCAAGCTTTACAGGtttaaagaacaaaaaaaaattaaaacgtaCATTATATTATAAGATTTACATGCACGTTTCACCTCAACATTTGAGAGTTAACGCATACGGATACACGTCACGACGCACAAAAAATGAATGTAACGTTATATCAGAACTGCACGCACTTGTTTACCTTATTAAATACAAAGATGAGCTAGTTAAAAAacgtgtaaaaaaataaatatataaaaaataccgTTGCCCTTTCCATGTGTGATGCCGTCTCCGATTGTGTCTGAAGGTCCAGTCGACTACTAATATATCGCTCACACATATCGATCTCTGCTTGTAGCGTTGCATTGGAGCGTCTAAAATGAAGGGGGGAAAGAGTTGTTTACATGTAAAAATAGATATAGAATACAATATGCAAGATTAAGACATTATTTGAAGTAAAAAGGCTTTTGTGGCTTACTTTAAGTCCTTTACCAGTTTTACAAGTTGGTTTTGATCCGAGTCAGTTTTACAGTTCTCTGTCGTAGCTGCCATCGTTGCTTGCTGTGGTTCGTTGCCATGGTTCCGTGCGCGCGTTTGTTTAGTTAAGTATAAGGTATTAATTAATAAGCATAAATTCATTATCCATTATTGCGATATCCTATAAAAACGCATATTAAAAATGAGCACgttttaatgtgatttttaatTTAGGGACAGATTGTACCATTGCCTTTACACAAGTGTACACAAATAACATCAGAGgtgttatttaatgttaaaaacagttctcttataattatatttacattatttattttaatatggtAGATTTACATCTGCCGTTTGTATACACCTTTGTGTTTCCcctaaatatacattaatactGTAAACAATTTGTGCAAAACTGTATGGCTGATTATGCTTTTGAAATAAAACCCTTATATCAGTGAATTAAACTAAATTGCTGAATGCAGCCATACATTTCATCAAAATGCATTTGTCTATTTTACACATCAAACGGAAGTCTAACATGGGCGCATAGCAACGGAAGGGCATGCCCATTGGTAATGCCCATAGATATATACAAATAGGTACCTCATTGGTGGATGTTTTTGTGGCCCGCTAGGCGTCAGCGTCCGCCATATTGGATCGGTCAAAGAGGGTCCGTAAACACTCGAGAGCAAGTTATTGTGCGTCTACAACCGTAGTTATTCACATCTAGTATCTATATACGCAATATAATAGATATTAGCAGATGGTTAATATAATTTACCGGTAGTTTATAATTAATGTTAATTCAGCATATGGACATATTGCgaacaaaacacaaaccaacACATTCCTCTGAAAGATGATCCCATTAAACAGTTAGTCTGGAATTTAAAGATTCCTGCAACCTTATTCTGAACAATACCGTCTCTTTATTGATAGAAATGCATCGAtacctttattattattattgattgtTAGTGCGCGTGATAAACAGCGTCATGTAGACCGGTCCAAGATGGAGGATTCGTCGCCGAGCTTATGGTTGAAAGTGGGCGCATGCGGTTTCTATGTATATATCTCTACGGACATGACAACTTGTACTTCCGGATTTACAATGCTAATTGACAAAGCTATCTTGCGCTTCCGGGTGAAACCGTTCCAGTCCGTTTTTCCTGCAGCAGCACGGGGGGATTGGTCAGGAAAACCCGAACCCCGATCATAAGCAGAACGCTGCACGGGATTATAAGCGGTTTTTGCGATTCTTGCACTACGACTTTACGCAAGCGACGTCACGGTGACGCGGTTTTTCACGGAGGTCGGGTAACGTAGAACATCGATCTGTAGTCCACCgcctctccctctctttctaaCCACTCAATATCCTGAAGCTTCGGATCTGATTAGTTATATTATACTCGGTTACTGTGGACTGTATTTTCCAGCATCCATTGCTACATATTGAAGACTGAGAGAACACACATCCTGGCTTTTCTTCTCTGATCTTTATGCTTTGGATCTAGGGATTTGAGGCCCCTTTGGGGTGGTGGGGGGGTTTAACCCACAATAATTAGATCTAAACAAACCCCCCCGCCTAGGACTCAAAGTCTATTTTTAAACCAAATCACTTTTCACAAAACTTCACACATACAGGTCCAAAATAGACCGTCTAGACTTTATATTCGCATCTTTGCATGCGATATTAGCACTGCCAGAGCATTTCACAGCCTATCCACTATTCATTCTCACCTTCGGATCTCCAGGCGGTCTAAACACCGCCGACAAACCGAGGAACGAGTGCTGCTCAGCGGCCACCGCGCTCCATCTTTTACACCGCTGATATCAGATATTACACGCCCGAACCGGATACCATCAGACCCCCCACCCCCGGGCTGGCCTACATCTGATCGGTGGTTATCCGTCTGTGTGTTTTGGATTGGATTTGGCGATCGGATTTCTCCTACACCCTGAGCTCCGTCGCGCGCCATGCCCGGCCCAGTGGCCGGTAGTAAATCTCGGGTGTATGCCGATGTCAACACTTTGAAGAGCAGGGAATATTGGGACTATGAGGCCCATGTGCCCACCTGGAGGTGAGAGATTTAAAGCTATTAAAGTGCATCATAATCTAATGTTGTCAAAATCTAGTGAGTTGCATTATTCGTGCATAATTTTCTTTGCGCAGTGGTTCACGTTGTAGGCTCGGTATCGATCGTGTTGGGAAAGCCATCAATCTGTGTGATCGAGCAGCCCCCGTTTGAGAGCTGCTGTGAGAGGATGACATGAACGGATTTACAGATGCAGCGTTAGAGAGCAGTGTGTGTCCTCTTCAGCATCCACAGATTTTATGCAAATGCTCCGATTCCCTCAAGTGTGCAATCCACATCCAGTAATTATTACCATTCGAAACCAGCGCACTAATAGAACATTTAGTGGTTTTAATGGTTAGATTCCTCTGGAGCAGTTAATGTGCTTCTGTTTTGCACAGTGCACATATATAATTAACAGCTAGATTAATGTGCTGACATTAtttagtattatatatatatatatatatatatatatatatatatatatatatatatatatatatatatatatatatatatatatataatactagtATATATTTGTTATTCTTTTCTGTGGAGCACAAAGGGAGATTTTTTTTGCCAATCTTCATGCCAGCTCTTTTCCATAATGGGACTGAGAGTCTGTTTGTCAAAAGTTTATAGAGTcaaaattaagtcattaataaATGCAGTGTCCCAGTTCGAAACGAAATTACATACTTTAGTTTTTATAAGTAGTTTTTATTCTTTTTGATCATTATAAACTCTTGCATGAAATAAACTGCATAACATTTTTCCATTTGAATTCCACAGAAAAATAGTAATTAAATTCTATACATTTAACCAAACTATTCCTTTTAGACCAATTAATTAGACTTTTGtggtcgattttttttttttttttaatgcctaCTTCTAACTCAATGTGACCATTCTGTATGATATTAGTGAATAATTTGGATGTTAGTATTGTTAGTATAACTAGAACAAATTGAAAGTTTAAAGTTAAttgaaatacaattaaaatgagaaatgttgttCTAAATGTTGAAATActaaaatttcaataaaaataaatgtaaatatatgtaCTAAAATTGAAACCTTATTCGAATTGAAAATAAAAGCTAACTATCAATATACAAATACAACTAAAATAAAACTGTTGAATGCACctgattcttttttttaaactatttattgtAGTGCATATgcctaaatgtatttattgtaacATATTTCTTAATGTTAAGCCATTTTGTTTTTctatacacagaaaaaaaatatgattctgCATGTACAAAGCCCTGTAAGAATAGTGACGTTTGCCTGATTATTATAGTTATGAGCGCTTTCAGACAGCAGACCATTGCTTAAAATGTCGTCTTTGGCTCCATCCCTCGTCAGTCAGCCCTCAGCTGACAGGGGAAATGATGGGCCTGGTCATTTTCACAGATGGTTGACTGTTTCAGCCCCCTTCATGCTAGCAGAAGCCACGCGTTTGCATTCTGGGCTGGAGATGTTGGTTTCTGGTTGTAGATTCTCTTATCTGACTGGCATGTGAATCTTTGTACCACCTGCAGTAACCAGGAGGATTACCAGCTGGTACGGAAGCTCGGGAGGGGCAAATACAGCGAGGTCTTCGAGGCCATCAACATCAACAATAATGAGAAGGTTGTGGTCAAAATCCTCAAGGTGAGAGTTTGTATGCATAATCAATATGACTGCCTATTTAGGGCTACAGAATGTTGTggtttttctgaggtaaatttaATCTTCCAGAAGATCCGATAATTTGTTTTATAAGATTTTATTAGCTTGATGAAATTTTGTTGCATATTGTGTGGAGAAGGGGGGTTATGCtgaccaa includes the following:
- the znf319b gene encoding zinc finger protein 319 encodes the protein MTEAWQQHAVAPPPVVHTIPPGADALGCTVYGIVLQPDTALQQQSQQQQQQQQQQQQQQQHHSQQPHPAQAQQSSLHVGSEGGHKCGACGHDISHLANPHEHQCMVSQDRSFQCTQCLKIFHQATDLLEHQCVQVEQKPFVCGVCKMGFSLLTSLAHHHNAHNSGNPMKCSICEKTYRPGSGNATPTSSTATPGQPSNDEASSSGSAAVGTSGQPTFEPSQPDRPYKCSVCSKGFRHLSELTRHERVHTGEKPFKCETCDKSFSQSSHLAHHQRTHSSERPFKCAVCEKSFKHRSHLVRHMYAHSGEHLFKCNLCELHFKESSELLHHQCQPQGARPFRCATCGKGFKRPSDLRQHERTHSEERPFHCEDCQMSFKQQYALVRHRRTHKASADRPFKCNLCDKGFLQPSHLLYHQHVHGMDNLFKCASCGKGFSQSGELLRHKCGESSSTPTNPDKPYKCDVCGKAYKKATTLQRHQNSHCTEKPLKCSLCDRRFLSSSEFVQHRCDPSREKPLKCPDCEKRFKYSSEMQRHRRVHTGEKPYKCASCDKGFKQREHLAKHQSVHARDAQFKCVWCGERFADLGALQEHTVQHTAEGGGYPVSSLIQ
- the cfap263 gene encoding cilia- and flagella-associated protein 263 isoform X2, which produces MNLCLLINTLYLTKQTRARNHGNEPQQATMAATTENCKTDSDQNQLVKLVKDLKRSNATLQAEIDMCERYISSRLDLQTQSETASHMERATSPGRKTKVHTPERQQLLTLEQKCDVAQGVLKQMTKDLNRAKDHSERELDKYKATLEEADIHLAEIKKECCQFDRDICKAVQDKKCLTMSAEKVIRYIEDKIRVKENLIEKLHRKNTALLAYKKKLKVKLKQQEEMGEGLTALDFEQLKLENIKIRKQLDEQNREHSDLKLLAGNSLQVLSCNKKKLQILTHESAVLNSDIALRMKLLVKIEEDTKQAEEERNKAETLNRKLMGQLADYHVPHVLQYIKVKESHSQLQKCVKEWERKVEIAEMSLKTYTKSWDKLRIAAGARLVPAQHAAMDSGLYDFGH
- the cfap263 gene encoding cilia- and flagella-associated protein 263 isoform X1; translated protein: MNLCLLINTLYLTKQTRARNHGNEPQQATMAATTENCKTDSDQNQLVKLVKDLKRSNATLQAEIDMCERYISSRLDLQTQSETASHMERATQSPGRKTKVHTPERQQLLTLEQKCDVAQGVLKQMTKDLNRAKDHSERELDKYKATLEEADIHLAEIKKECCQFDRDICKAVQDKKCLTMSAEKVIRYIEDKIRVKENLIEKLHRKNTALLAYKKKLKVKLKQQEEMGEGLTALDFEQLKLENIKIRKQLDEQNREHSDLKLLAGNSLQVLSCNKKKLQILTHESAVLNSDIALRMKLLVKIEEDTKQAEEERNKAETLNRKLMGQLADYHVPHVLQYIKVKESHSQLQKCVKEWERKVEIAEMSLKTYTKSWDKLRIAAGARLVPAQHAAMDSGLYDFGH